A region from the Zonotrichia leucophrys gambelii isolate GWCS_2022_RI chromosome Z, RI_Zleu_2.0, whole genome shotgun sequence genome encodes:
- the TOMM5 gene encoding mitochondrial import receptor subunit TOM5 homolog has protein sequence MFRIEGLGPKMDPEELRRKMRRDVLASVRNFVIYVALLRITPFILKKLDSI, from the exons ATGTTCCGCATCGAGGGGCTGGGGCCCAAGATGGACCCCGAGGAGCTGCGCCGCAAGATGCGCCGCGACGTGCTCGCCTCCGTCCGCAACTTCGTCATCTACGTCGCACTGCTGCGGATCA CTCCGTTCATCCTGAAGAAGCTGGACAGTATATGA